DNA from Flavobacteriales bacterium:
GGAACAGCCCATGGACCTTCCCGATACCGACCAGCAGGAGCAGGGCATCCAGGATGATCAGCAGCAGAGCAGCGATCAGCTCAACCGCAAACAGAACCAGAAGGCCGCCGGCTCCCAGAAGCAGGCCGCAGAGAAGATGGAGCAGCTGGCCTTCCAGATGGAGAGCGCCATGCAGGCCGGTGCGCAGGAGCAGCAGGAAGAGGACATGGATGCGCTCAGGCAGCTCCTAGAGAACATCGTGGAGCTCAGCTTCGACCAGGAGACCCTGATGGCGGAGCTGGGCAGGACCAGCGTGCGCGACCCGCGGTGGGTGCAGCATGGCCGTGATCAGCGCAAGCTGCGGGACGATGCGAAGGTCATCGAGGACTCCCTTTTCGCGCTGAGCAAGCGCGTTCCGCAGCTGCAAAGCATGGTGAACAGGGAGATGCACGCGGTGAACGACAACATGGATGAAGCCACCCGGCTGCTGGGCGAGGCGCGGGCGAATGAGCGGTTCAAGCCCATGGCGGCAGACAAGCAGCAGCACGCCATGACCTCCCTCAACAACCTGGCCCTCCTGCTCGACGAGGCCCTGCAGCAGATGATGCAGCAGATGAATGCCCAGAGCAAGCCCGGGAGCGGCAATTGCAGCAAGCCCGGCAGCAATCCCAGCCCGGGTCAGGGCAACAAGTCGGGCATGGCCAAGATGCGCGCTCAGCAGGAAGCCCTGCAGAAGCAGCTGGAGCAGATGCGGAAATCCTTGGAGGAAGGGCGCAAGAAAGGCGAGAAGCCCGGACAACAGAGCCCCGGAGGCTCTGGGCTTCCGGGCATGAGCCAGCAGCTCGCCCAACTCGCAGCGCAGCAGGCAGCCATCCGGAAGGAGATGCAGCGCATCTCGCAGGAGCTCAACAAGGATGGCAGCGGAGCCGGCAACGAGCTCAACAAGCTCGCCCAGCAGATGGAGCAGCAGGAAAGGGACATCGTGAACAAGAGCATCACACCGGAGACCATCAGGAGGCAGCAGGACATCCTGACGCGGCTCCTAGAGCACGAGAAGGCCGAACGGGAACGGGAGCTCGACCAGAAGCGCACGAGCAATGAGGGGCGAGAACAGCCCCCCGTCGATCCGGCGCGCGCCTTCGAGATGCAACGTCGCAAGGCGCGCGAAGCGGAGCTTCTCCGCACGGTCCCTCCGGGCCTCAAACCCTATTACAGGGATCGGGTGAATGGCTATTTCGGTACTTTTGACCGACCCTGACCACCATGGCGGCCCTGATTGAAGAATCGGCGCTCACCGAGCGCATAGAGTTCCCCGCGAAGGCCGAGAACATTGCTCTCGCGGAAAAGCTCATCGACGAGGCCTGTTCGCGCTACAGCGTGCATGAGAGCCGCTACGGCAACATCCTGATCGCCCTCACCGAGGCCGTGAACAACGCCATCCACCATGGCAACGGGCTGGACCCCTCAAAGAGCGTCACGCTGGGCTACCAGGCCACGGACGATCAGATCATCTTCGTGGTCCGTGACGAAGGCGCTGGTTTCGACTATCAGCACCTGCCCGACCCCACGGACCCGCAGAACCTGGAGAAACCCCACGGGCGCGGCGTCTTCCTCATGCGGGCATTGGCCGACGCCGTGGAGTTCTCCGACAATGGCGCCACGGTGGCCATGTCTTTCAGCAGGAGCCCCGCACAGGAATAGGCCGTTGTGCGATGATCACCTTCATGGCCCGCGGCGTGCCCAATGCGTACCGTGACCGGATGCGGCTGCGTGCCTGGCTCGAACGCGTGGCCAAGGGACACGGACACGGCATCAATGATCTCGCATTCGTGCTGATGAGCGATGCTGAGCTGCGCTCCTACAACCGCCGCTATCTGGGTCACGATTACCATACTGACGTCATCACCTTCGACGGTCAGACCGGAACCGGCCTCAGCGGCGATGTGCTGATGAGCATCCATCGCATTCGTTACAATGCGAAGCACTACGGCGTACCGATTCAGCAGGAGCTTCGTCGCGTCATGGTGCACGGGCTGCTGCATCTGCTCGGCCATACCGATTCCACCGATGGGGAAAGGGCGGCGATGAAGGCCCAGGAGGACAAGTGGCTCATGCTCTATTGAGTCCCGAGCAAAGCAGAAGCCCCGCTCATTCCAGCGGGGCTTCCATCTCATGCGTTTCAATCAGCGCTTGGCCTTCCTCTCCTCCACAATAGCCAGTGCATTCTTCCGCACAGCTTCGGCCTTGGCCTTGATTTCGGTCCACTGAGCGGCATCTCCGGTGTTCACCGTGCTGAGCATGCCCTCCAGTTGTGCAAGAACAGTGGTCATGCGCTCGCGCATTGCGGTTTGCTCGGGGGTCGCCTTCGTGGCATCCGGACCTACCTCACGCCCCAAATGGGCGAGGTCCTGGCTGAGGATGCCGTAGGCCTCCTTGAGTTGAGCGCTAACCGCGCGCACCTCCTCTTGGGCCACCACGGACGCGTCAGCCTTCACCGGAGTAACGCCGCTCTGTGCGAAAAGGGTACTGCCGCTCATGGCGAGTACCGCCGTCAGAATAATCTGCTTCATCGTGTTCACTATTGGGGTTGATGGGTTGGCCGAAGGTCGGCAAATTCCTGCATGGCTATCCGTCCTGGGCTTTTGATGGACGCACCTGACACGCCCTCGGTTGCCCGCTGGCTCAACCATGCCGTTTCTTTGCGGGCTTTCCCTCATCAAACAGCATGCCCACGCGCGAGCCTTATGATGTAATCGTAGTCGGTGGCGGGCATGCCGGGTGCGAAGCTGCAGCGGCCGCAGCGAACCTCGGCTCCAAAGTGCTGATGGTGACCATGAACATGGGCGTCATCGGTCAAATGAGCTGCAATCCGGCCATGGGCGGCGTTGCTAAGGGTCAGATTATCAGGGAGATAGACGCCATCGGTGGTTACAGCGGCATCGTTAGCGATCGCAGTGCGGTGCAGTTCCGCATGCTGAACCGCAGCAAGGGGCCGGCCATGTGGAGCCCTCGTACGCAGAACGACCGGATGCTATTCGCGTGGGAGTGGCGCAAGTCCTTAGAGGGCATCCCCAATGTTCACTTCCTGCAGGAGAGCGTGGTTCGGCTCCTGACCACTGCGGGTCCCGCCCCAAAGGTCCGAGGCATCGTAACCAGCATGGGTGCGAGCATAAGCTCGCATGCGGTGGTGCTCACCAGCGGCACCTTCATGAACGGTGTAATGCACATCGGCGAGCGGCAGATCGGCGGAGGCCGCGCCGGCGAGAAGGCCAGCCATGGGATAACCGAACAGCTCGTCGAGCTTGGTTTCTCGGCAGGCCGCATGAAGACCGGCACCCCTCCACGTGTGGATGGCCGTAGCCTCGATTACCGCCAAATGGAGGAACAGCCCGGAGATGAGCGTCCTGGAAAATTCAGCTTCTCGGATGCCACCCAGCCGTTGGCCCGTCAACTCAGCTGCTGGATGACCTACACGAGCCCCGAAGTCCATGACATCCTTCGAACCGGATTCGATCGAAGCCCGATGTTCAGCGGCCGAATCAAAGGGGTGGGGCCCCGATATTGCCCTAGCATTGAAGACAAGATTGATCGTTTT
Protein-coding regions in this window:
- a CDS encoding ATP-binding protein; this translates as MAALIEESALTERIEFPAKAENIALAEKLIDEACSRYSVHESRYGNILIALTEAVNNAIHHGNGLDPSKSVTLGYQATDDQIIFVVRDEGAGFDYQHLPDPTDPQNLEKPHGRGVFLMRALADAVEFSDNGATVAMSFSRSPAQE
- the ybeY gene encoding rRNA maturation RNase YbeY encodes the protein MARGVPNAYRDRMRLRAWLERVAKGHGHGINDLAFVLMSDAELRSYNRRYLGHDYHTDVITFDGQTGTGLSGDVLMSIHRIRYNAKHYGVPIQQELRRVMVHGLLHLLGHTDSTDGERAAMKAQEDKWLMLY